The genomic interval CGTCGAGTGAGATGGGAGTGAGCCGCGCCGAACCCAGGGCTCGGAGGGCCTCCGCATCGCCCTGCCGGCGCACGCCCGCGAAGACTCTCCAGCCCAACTGGTCCAGATGGAGCGCGCACGCGGCGCCGATGCCTGTCGAGGCGCCCGTGATCACGACGGATTTCGCCGGAGTCGCCATCGCTAGAGCGCGTCCGCCAAGCGGCGGGCGGCCAGTCCGCCCACGACCGCCGCGGCGGCGGTGATGATGAAGGCGGCGATCGTCGGCCCGGCGCCCGGAGCCATGGAAGCGAATGCCGGCCTGCCGGAGACCAGCCAGCCCCCCACGACGAACAGGAGGAGGCTCCAGGTGACGGCGGCCGCCACGGGGCGCCGGCGGGCGTCGACGAGCGCCATGGCGATGACCGGCGCGATGCCCATCATGAAGAGTGGCCAGCCGCCCACGCGTCCGGGCGTGACGCCGTTCTTCCTGCCCATGATGGTCGCCACGGCGATGGGCGAGGTTGGATCCTTCGCGATCTCCTCTTCGATCACGGACACGGGCTGGATAATCTCGAAGCCCACGCGCGCGATCCTGAGCCCGGCCATCCCCAGGAGCACGACGCCCACGAGCACGAATACCGGCGTCCAGCGGTTTCCCGAGAGCCGCGCCGTCGGCACGAGCGCCAGCGGCAGGAGCACGGCAGCCAAAATCGCGAAGGTGTAGAAGCGAACGCCGCCGTATAGGTAGGCGATGCGGAAGGACGGATCCACGACGAGGTGGAGGCTGCCGTACAGCACCGCGCCCGAGAGGACCATGGCGGCGAGCCGCGCGCGGCTGCCGGCGGGGTAGACCTCACGCGTGATCGTGAGACATGCCCAGGCATTGATGACCGCTCCCAGGATGCCCATGAGATGCGGCGGGCTCCAGAGCGTCACGTCGATGCCGAAGAGCCGGTGCCAGAGATCGTCGATGGGCGCGGCAATGATGGTGACCGCGATGCCCCAGGCGGCCAACTGGAAGCCGCGGCTGCCGCGGAGCCCCAGCACCCGCATGTCGCCCGTCCCGCGCCAGGTCTCCCAGAAGAGCATCCCGAAGGAGAGGAACACGGCCGCGCTGACTCCGGCGTAGGTGATGAGATGCGGTGGGATCCAGAACGAGTCGCGGCCGATCAGGACATGCCACTGGATATCCCACTGCACGCCCCAGCCCGTGACGACCTTCGAGGCCAGCAGCGCCCAGAGCGTCGCGCGCTTGAGGCTCAACGCCTCGGCCGGCGCATGGACGGCCTCGAAGGGAAGATCGCTCGCGCGGATGCTCACGAAACCTGTCTACTTGGCTGCGGGCGGTTCGACGGAGACCACCTTGACGTCGAAGAAGAGCGTCTTGCCCGCCAGCGGGTGGTTGAGGTCGAGCAGCACGGTCGTGTCCTTGACGCCCTTCACGGTGACGGGACGCGGCTGCCCGTCCTGGCCGCGGGCCAGGAGGCGCGTGCCCACCACGGCCGCGCCCTGCGGCAGTGCGTCCTTCGGCACCTCGGCCTCGGCTTTGGGATCCAGGGGGCCATACGCGTCCTCCGGCTTGACCGTGACCTTCTTGCTGTCGCCTGCTTTCATGCCCAGGAGCGCCTTGTCGAGGCCCGGGATGATCTGCTGGGCGCCTTGCGTGAAGGCCAGCGCCTCCTTGCCGGCGTTGGTGTCGAGCACCGCGCCCTTGTCGTCCTTGAGCGTGTACTCGATCTTGACTGAGGAGCCTTTCTCGATGGCGGCGTTAGGTTGCGACCCTGCGGGCGCGGCGGCCAGCAGGACCAACAGCGCCACCAATGTGCCGAGGGAACGCATATCCGACCTCCGTAGTGCCGACGTGGGAATGTGAACAGTTAAGCGAGCTTACACCCGCCCGCGCCGGAGCAGCAAGCTTCTCCTCGGTCGCGGCGCGAGGGTTGACGCCCGGGCGGCATGTGTGTAACGTAACTGTGCCACGGACGATTAGCTCAGTTGGCAGAGCATCGGCCTCACATGCCGGGGGTCACTGGTTCAAGTCCAGTATCGTCCACCATTGCACACACCAAAGGCCGGGGAGAGATCCCCGGCCTTTTCGTTTGCTGCGGCGCGCGGTCTAGCTGCCCTCGCTGGAGACGACCTGGTTGCCGCCGCGCTCGGCGGCTTCCTTGAGGCGGCTCTGGGCGTGCGTAAGGAGCACGGTCTCGTTGTGGCCGTCCCGCGGGAACGACACGAGCCCCATCGAGAGCGTCACGCGCCGCGCGGCCGGGTCGGACTGGAAGGAGACGTTCTCGAGATGGGCGCGGATGCGCTCGGCCACGCGCTCGGCGTCGGCGTCGGGCGTGTTCAGCAGCAGGATGGCGATGCCGTCACGGAGGCGAGCGACCACGTCCGTGGAGCGGAGGACCTGGGTGATTTTGCGCGCCACAGCCTGCTGCATGGCTTCGCCGGGCTCGTGCTCCGCCCCGTCGGGGCGCACGAGACAGACGGAGAAGAAGTCCTGGTAGCGCGTCGCGCGGGAGGCTTCGCGGGTCAGGAGCAGGTGGAAGGCCTCCTCGCCGAAGACGCCACTTGCCGGATCCATGAAGTCGGGCACGGCCTCGCTCCCCGGTCCTGCTGGTCGCTGCACCCGCTCCCGGTGCGGCTGTGGCGGGGTGTGGAAAACAATACACGAAACCGGAGACTTGGTGGGAGTGCCTTCAGCGGGAGGAAAAGGGCGCCAGGACGAGACCGACGGAGTCCGTGATGAGCTCGTCCATGCTCTTGCGCCGGATGAGGCGGCCCGTCTTGCAGTCGAGCTCCACGTCCACCGCGCGCCGGTCCTCCGCCGGCGGCTCCACGAGGAGCGGCCGGCCATCGGCGACGCGGCGGATCTCGAGGCCCACGTCCCAGTAGGTCGTTGGGCCCGAGCGGGCCCGGCCCGACTGCTTGCAGTGGCTTAGGTCGCCTTGGTAGAGGCGGGCGTCCACGATGACGAGGTGCTCGGCGCCGGCCTCACGCGCGCGGCTGAGCGCGGCGGTCCTGTCCAGCCCTTCGAGCGGTCGCGCGGACGACCCGGAGACGGACACCATATCCACGGTCAGGATGCCGGCCCGCTCGAGCCCTTCCACGACTGCGGCCTCGTAGTTCTCGGGGATCCGATCGCGCTCGCGTTTGTCCAGCTCGGCCGGAACGCTCACGCGCACGAGGAGCGCCGGGCGGCGCACCGAGGTGGCGCGAAAGCCCGGCTCGCGGGAGGCGGTCGTGCCGCTCCCGAAGCCTCCCGCGCAGCCTGATGCGGCGAGCAGCGCCGCCAGCGCGAGATTCCACTTTGTGAACGCCCACTTTGTGAACCCAGGGCGCCGCATGGCGGGATGCTACAACATTCCTTGACCCGCGGCTCCACCGTGCCCACAATCGGCCCATGTCCACGACGGCCAGATTCCCCACGATCACTCCAGAGGCGCTGGCGGCGCTCAGGGCACGCATCAGCCAGCCGGTCCGCCGTCCCGAGCCCTATATCGAGGTCGCGACGCGGGACGCCATCCGCCACTGGGCCCACGGCATCGGCGACCGCAATCCGTTCTGGGCCGAGGCCGGCGTGGCGCCGCCGACCATCCTCTTCGCCATGGACCGGATCGTCTCGGGCTATGTCGGCGGGCTGCCGGGCATCCATGCCATGTACGGGGGGACCGACTTCCGCTGGCATCGCGCCGTTCGGGAAGGAGACCGGATCGTCGGCGAGAGCGTGCTGAAGGACGTGATCGAGAAGCCCTCGGCGTTCGCCAAGCGGGCCATCCAGCAGGTCTACCGCACGACCTTCACGAACCAGCGCGCCGAGGCTGTCTGCGAGGCCGACTCGTGGTGCTTCCGGACGGAGCGCGACACGGCGCGCGAGCGCGGCAAGTACAAGGACGCCGCGCCACACCGGTACAGCGAGGACGAGATCAGAACAATCTCTCGCTTCTACCAGAACGAAGAGATCCGCGGAGCCAGGCCGCGGCTGTGGGACGATGTCCACGTGGGCGAGAGCCTGCCGACCGTCTGCAAGGGCCCGCTGACCGTGACGTCAATCGTGGCGTTCGTCCAGGGGTGGGGCAGTCTCTACGTGCGCGGGCACGGGCTGGCGTTCGATCTCATCGAGCGCCACCCCGCGCTCGGCATCCCCAACGCGTTCGGGGTGCCGGAGCCGCCGGAGCGCGTCCACTGGGACGAGGCGTTCGCCCGGACGGTGGGAGTGCCGGGCGCCTATGACTACGGCCCCGAGCGGGTGGCGTGGCTCGGTCACGTCGCGACCAACTGGATGGGCAATGACGGCCAGCTCAGACGGCTCTCGGCCCAGGTCCGCCGCCACAACCTGATCGGAGACGTCAGCTGGTGCCGCGGCATCGTGACCGGCAAGCGCGAGGAAGACGGCCTGTCGCTCGTGGACGTGGACCTCCTAGTCGAAAACCAACACAATGACATCACCGCGAAGGGCTCGGCCACCGTGGCGCTGCCGCGCGGGAAGCCGTCTTAGATGACGCCTGCCGCGCGGACGCTTGGCGAGTGGGCGGCTCGACTCCGCGCCGAGGACATCCCGGCTGCGGTGCGGGACAACGCGACCCTCCGCGTGCTCGACACGATAGGCTGCGCGCTGGCGGGGGCGCGGGAAGACCACGCGCCTTCCGTGCTGGCGCTCGCGTCCCGCTGGGGCGGGCCCGGCCTCTGCACCATCTGGGGCACCCCGCTCACGGCCGCACCGCCCCAGGCCGCGCTCGCCAACGGCGCCCTCGCCCACGGCCTCGACTTCGACGACACCCACGCGGATTCGGTCTGTCATGGGTCCGCCGTGCTGGTGCCGGCGGTGCTGGCCCTCGCCGAGTCGGAGCGACTGGGCGGCCGCGACGCGTTGACGGCGCTGGTCGCGGGATACGAGGCCATGATCCGCATCGGCATGGCGGCCCCCGGGCGCTTTCACGAGCGCGGCTGGCACGCCACCGCCGTCTGCGGCGCGTTCGGGGCCGCGCTCGCCGCCGGGAAGTCCCTGGGCCTCGACGCCGACCGTCTGACCGCGGCCCTCGGCATCGCGGCGAGCATGGCCTCGGGCGTGATGGAGTTCCTCGAAGACGGCTCCTGGGTCAAGCGGCTCCATCCCGGATGGGCGGCGCAGTCGGGGATACAGGCGGCGGCGCTCGCGGGCGAGGGCTTCACCGGACCGGCGACAGCTCTCGAGGGACGGCTCGGCTTCTACTGTGCCGCGCTTGGCGAAGCGCCCGATATCGAGAAGCAACTGAAGAGTCTGGGGGATGAGTGGGAGACAGTGCGGAGCTCGTTCAAGCTCTATCCGTGCTGCCATCTCAACCACGCCTATCTCGACGCCGTGACGCGCCTCAAGGAGACCGAAGGTCTCAGGGCGGAGCAGGTGGCCGAGATCGAGTGCCTCGTGCCCGCGGGGGAAGTGCCCATCGTCTGCGAGCCCGTGGCGGCGAAGCTCCGGCCACGGACACCCTACGACGCCAAGTTCAGCCTCGCGTTCTGCGTCGCGGCGGCGCTCTGCGGGGACCAAGTGGGCATCGGCGCCTTCACCGGGGAGAGTATCCGCGAGGATCGTGTGCTCGCGCTGGCCGCTCGAGTGCGGTACACGGTGGATCCCGCCTCGCCCTATCCGAGGACCTTTCCCGGCTGGGTCAAGGTGCGGCTCGCGGACGGCAGGGTGCTCGAGGCGCGGGAGGAGAGCCAGCGCGGCGGCCCCGATCGGCCGATCGCGCCCGACGAGGTGATCGAGAAGTTCCGCGACAATGCCGCCCGCCTCCTGCCGCCGCCCCGCGTGACCGCGCTCGAGGACGCCGTGCTCGGCATGGAGCGAGCCCGGGATCTTGGCCCGCTCCTGGCTCTCTGCCGGCTTGCCTGAAGCGAAGGGCGCGCTCGACGGCATCGTCGTCGTCGAGGTCGGCGGTTTCGTCGGGGCGCCTTACGCGGCGCGCTCTCTGGCCGATTTGGGCGCCACGGTCATCAAGGTCGAGTCGCCGGGCGGCGATCCCTCGCGCCGTCACGGGCCGTTTCCGAACGACCTTCCGCACCCGGAGAAGAGCGGGCTCTTCTGTCTGCTCAACGCCAACAAGCTGGGGGTGACGCTCGATTTGACGCGCGCAAGCGACCGGGAGCGCCTTGACGGCCTCCTCTCCTCTGCCGACGCGCTCGTCGAGGATCTCCACCCGGATGACGCGGAGACACTGGGGTTGTCCCCAGCCGACACCGCTGCGCGCTTTCCCCGTCTCGTCCACGCTTCGGTCACGACCTTCGGCCACTCCGGACCCTGGAAGCACTTCCGCGGCCACGCGCTCCAGGCTGGGGCCGCCGGCGCCGCGAGCATCGTCATCGGCGAGCCGCGGCGGCCTCCGCTCGCGCTGCCGTGCTCGCAGCCGGATTTCCAGGCGGGGATCAACGCCGCTGCCGGCGTCATGCTCGCGCTGATCGAGCGTCGCGCGTCGGGCAAGGGGCAGCACGTGGACGTGGCGGCCGCCGACGTGATGGCTTTCTTCGGCGGCATCACATCGCCGCTCTACACCGCGACGGGGCTCGAGTGGGAGCGGGCGGGCCATCGCGCGTCGGGCTCGGGCGGCTTCTATCCCTACACCATTCTGCCCACGCGAGACGGGTACCTCTGCATGATCACGCGCTCCGGGCAGCCGTGGAAGAAATTCATCGACGCCCTCGGCGCGCCGGCCTGGTCGGCGGAGCCGCGCTACCGCGACCGCGCGGCCCTCGGACGCCTTTACCCGGACGAGGGTGACGCGCTGCTGGCGCCGCTGCTGGGCGAGCGTACGAGCGCCGACCTCCAGGAGATGTGCCGGCGACTCGCCATCCCGTTCGCCATGGTGCGGAGCACGGCTGAAGTCCGGGCCTGCCCTCAGCTCGGCGCGCGCGGCTTCTGGGTGACGGTGGACCGCGAGCATACGGGCCCGCTGACCTATCCCGGCGCGCCCTGGCGTTTCTCCAAGACACCGTGGCGAATTCGCCGTCCCGCGCCCACGCTCGGCCAGCACAACGCCGAAGTCTTTGGGAAGGGAACCCTCACCCCGGCCCTCTCCCTGGCAGGGCGAGGGAGCCAACGTAGAACCCTCTCCCCGCGAAGGCCGCTGGCCGGCATCCGCGTCATCGACTTCGGCTGGGTGGCCGTGGGGCCCGTGCTGTCGAGCCTCCTCGCCGAATTCGGCGCCGAGGTCATCAAGGTCGAGTCTTCGAGGAGGCTCGACTACTGCCGGCTCATCCCGACGCCGCTCCGGGAAGGGGAA from Candidatus Methylomirabilota bacterium carries:
- a CDS encoding peptidylprolyl isomerase codes for the protein MRSLGTLVALLVLLAAAPAGSQPNAAIEKGSSVKIEYTLKDDKGAVLDTNAGKEALAFTQGAQQIIPGLDKALLGMKAGDSKKVTVKPEDAYGPLDPKAEAEVPKDALPQGAAVVGTRLLARGQDGQPRPVTVKGVKDTTVLLDLNHPLAGKTLFFDVKVVSVEPPAAK
- a CDS encoding GGDEF domain-containing protein, with the protein product MPDFMDPASGVFGEEAFHLLLTREASRATRYQDFFSVCLVRPDGAEHEPGEAMQQAVARKITQVLRSTDVVARLRDGIAILLLNTPDADAERVAERIRAHLENVSFQSDPAARRVTLSMGLVSFPRDGHNETVLLTHAQSRLKEAAERGGNQVVSSEGS
- a CDS encoding MaoC family dehydratase N-terminal domain-containing protein yields the protein MSTTARFPTITPEALAALRARISQPVRRPEPYIEVATRDAIRHWAHGIGDRNPFWAEAGVAPPTILFAMDRIVSGYVGGLPGIHAMYGGTDFRWHRAVREGDRIVGESVLKDVIEKPSAFAKRAIQQVYRTTFTNQRAEAVCEADSWCFRTERDTARERGKYKDAAPHRYSEDEIRTISRFYQNEEIRGARPRLWDDVHVGESLPTVCKGPLTVTSIVAFVQGWGSLYVRGHGLAFDLIERHPALGIPNAFGVPEPPERVHWDEAFARTVGVPGAYDYGPERVAWLGHVATNWMGNDGQLRRLSAQVRRHNLIGDVSWCRGIVTGKREEDGLSLVDVDLLVENQHNDITAKGSATVALPRGKPS
- a CDS encoding MmgE/PrpD family protein translates to MTPAARTLGEWAARLRAEDIPAAVRDNATLRVLDTIGCALAGAREDHAPSVLALASRWGGPGLCTIWGTPLTAAPPQAALANGALAHGLDFDDTHADSVCHGSAVLVPAVLALAESERLGGRDALTALVAGYEAMIRIGMAAPGRFHERGWHATAVCGAFGAALAAGKSLGLDADRLTAALGIAASMASGVMEFLEDGSWVKRLHPGWAAQSGIQAAALAGEGFTGPATALEGRLGFYCAALGEAPDIEKQLKSLGDEWETVRSSFKLYPCCHLNHAYLDAVTRLKETEGLRAEQVAEIECLVPAGEVPIVCEPVAAKLRPRTPYDAKFSLAFCVAAALCGDQVGIGAFTGESIREDRVLALAARVRYTVDPASPYPRTFPGWVKVRLADGRVLEAREESQRGGPDRPIAPDEVIEKFRDNAARLLPPPRVTALEDAVLGMERARDLGPLLALCRLA
- a CDS encoding CoA transferase, with the protein product MPEAKGALDGIVVVEVGGFVGAPYAARSLADLGATVIKVESPGGDPSRRHGPFPNDLPHPEKSGLFCLLNANKLGVTLDLTRASDRERLDGLLSSADALVEDLHPDDAETLGLSPADTAARFPRLVHASVTTFGHSGPWKHFRGHALQAGAAGAASIVIGEPRRPPLALPCSQPDFQAGINAAAGVMLALIERRASGKGQHVDVAAADVMAFFGGITSPLYTATGLEWERAGHRASGSGGFYPYTILPTRDGYLCMITRSGQPWKKFIDALGAPAWSAEPRYRDRAALGRLYPDEGDALLAPLLGERTSADLQEMCRRLAIPFAMVRSTAEVRACPQLGARGFWVTVDREHTGPLTYPGAPWRFSKTPWRIRRPAPTLGQHNAEVFGKGTLTPALSLAGRGSQRRTLSPRRPLAGIRVIDFGWVAVGPVLSSLLAEFGAEVIKVESSRRLDYCRLIPTPLREGEDASKALGARTAEIDRVPLFHQYNRGKLGVTVDLRHPGAPALLKRLVAEADVVVENFSPSVLRSAGLDYPALSAVRPGLVMISCSAVGSGGPWEDVRTFAPSLTSLSGLERLIGYTGERTLGALTLGYGDPSNAHHGFFAVLAALAHRARTGEGQWIDMSQLEATAGLVGEALMDLEMNGRVWDTEGSRHASMAPHGIFPSLGEDRWVAISCAGDDEWRGLASAMGGPAWAAAARFASHSGRQAGAGEVDGAIARWTCSLTAEEATVRCQAHGVAAAPVMGLEAHQDHPHFRARRAVRAVRHPAVGDFALYTSPIKLSATPGKIERAAPCLGEHNAEVFRGLLRLKKGEYEGLVRDGVIR